tTTTACAAACAAGGAGAAGAATAAGTTTTGAGCTCTCAAGATTTGCTTGTATTTTAGTCTATAAGTAATAGTTCCAGTAAATACCTGATCTTTTTCGCTATTTTCACCGCTACTTATCGCTTTAGTAGCCTCACATAGCTCTTGTAATAGCTCAAGCATGTTGGCGCGAGCTGCTTGTTCTTTCCCAGCGGGTAGGGTCTTCGCATCTGAAATGAGGTATTCGTGAAGTTGCAAGTTTTCTACAAGATTGCTCTAAAGTGAAACTTactttgttgccggtcccatattgggataccctcctccaattgagggggatttaaatcttctcgagtcagaggtgtagggttggagccggtgtagctttatttggcgttcataagcgcattgtaatatgcttacttgaataaactatcttttatgttatcttatcttactgCTGTAACCTGTAACTTATTGCTACAAAGTTACCTTTGATTAAGTCCGGTACAAGCTCCTGTATAGTAGCGGTAGCTGATTCTGCTAGCACGTAGTCGGGATTATCAGGATCTGTttgacacattaaaaaaaatactgtgaCATTAAAATCTTAACGGTATTTAAAATAGCGCGCGAATAGGAAAAGTTTCCACTGCCTACTAGTTATCTACATAAGAAATTAAAGTGTATTATACGTTTATCGAGCTTAAAAATAATCCAATATAAatccttcgtgcattccgacaaagttcacgatgacgcgccgcatacgataggcgtggcgttcgaaagaataagaataaataagaataagaaaagcTTACAGAGACGGACGTAATATAAGATGGACGATTTCTTACCTCTGGTAGCGGTAAGAAGGGTAGCAATAGCAGCATTAAGAGTGGCAAGTTTGTCAGCAAGCCTCGCTTGAAGCAGCGCCGCTTGGGGCGGAGCTAAAGGCGCTACCTTTCCAGTCTGTGAACAAAACGCTCATTTTGCCATCATGTACCTCATGTCCACACTgctgagccagtgatgtatgtatgtgtgggtaGGTTGTGATGATTATGAATATGCATGTGGGTATGTACTAGAAATATACTAGTTAGTCTTGATCCGAGCACGTAGTTTCATTGACGCATCCCTATAACATAACATGGCGCAGCCGTTTTAAAAGAACCGTTATTAACTAAATTAGTCTTTGAGTGTGTTCAGTGGATTTGTTATAAAAagtgagaaataaaataaaccgtcTGCAATGGAATCTAtcttgccgccgccgccgcctttTGTTTTCGATAATAACCTTGAGAATGTGACCTCTGGCAATTTGTCTGTAGAATGGACTAAGTGGAAGAAAGCGTTTAATATTTACTTCGACGCGTGTGAGTTATCGAAGAAGGAGGAAAAGGTGCAAATTAGTATTTTGCTGCACGTTATTGGAGAACGGGCTCGTGAAGTGTACCAACAGTTTGAATCGGAATGCACGACTTTGAAGAGTTTGATTGCGCGGTTTGATAAGTTTTTTTTGCCGAAGAAAAATTTAACTATAGAGCGGCACAGGTTTTTTACACGTTGTCAGCATGATGGTGAATCTATTGAGCAGTATGCTTTTGAGCTCAGGAAGCTGTCTGCCACTTGTGAGTTCGGCACGCTAATGCAAGATTTGATAAGAGATAGGCTGATTTGCGGCATAAAAGAAGACGCACTACGGGAACGATTGTTACGTGAGCCGGAACTGACGTTGAGTAAATCTTTGGATATTTGTAATTTGGCCCAGATGTCTAAGATGCAAGCAGGGGCTATAAAGCAAGAGTCTGTGGAACATAATGCACATGTTGTAGAAAATAATCCTAAGCATAATACGGAGTACAATTGGAATAGTGAAGGTGGTCAAATTTGGGGGGTAAGTCACCGAGGAGCGCCGGCGCATCGTGGCACGGCGAGGAGTCGGGGGCGCGGTGGCCGTTATCAGACCCCCGCCCGCTACCCCACGACCCCGCGCCCGAGTCCTGCGCGGCGAAATCAGCTGTTTAATCGACAAGTGCGTGATGTTAACAATAGTGCTAACAACGACAGTGCTAATATGTCGTGTTCGCGGTGTGGTTTGCCTCATGGCAGTTCAAGGTGTCCGGCCATTGGTAGAAGGTGTTTAAAGTGTAACAGTTATGACCATTTTTCGCGGATGTGCAATGTATACGAGGTGCGAGCTGAGGAAAACAATGATCAGGTAAAAAACTGCTGTACTAGTTCGAGTGATTGGTGGGTTGATTTGTTGTTCGGAAATGGAAAGATTAAATTTAAGTTGGACACTGGGGCCGATGTAAACATAATACCACTTCGTTTTTTGAGTCAAATTTGTATGAATAAGAATGATTTAACCTCGACGGGTGATACATTGAGCGCGTACTCGGGCTATGCCCTCGAAGTAGTAGGGAAATGtagtttaaaaacaaaatacaaggAACGTATATATATCTTAGACTTTATTGTTGTGGACACTTCTTCACAACCGATATTGGGTAGGGATTCGTGCGCGGAGCTAGGTGTTGTCAAATTGGTTTTAGATATTGAAAGTAATACCGGTAGTAATATAGAAAGTTATGTGTATAGGGAGTATTCGGATGTATTTGAAGGGGTTGGGTGTATGCCGGGAGTGtataaaattgaattgaatggaAATGTTAGGCCAGTGGTACACGCACCGCGAAAATTGCCGATAGCTTTGAAAGATAGTGTTAAGAATAAGTTGGATGAGATGGTTAGTGATGGGATTATTGCGAAAGTTGAGGGGCCTACGGACTGGGTCAATAGTATGACCGTTGTGAGGAAGGCTAACGGTGACATAAGGCTCTGTTTGGACCCGAGGGACTTGAATCAGGCGATTAGGCGTGAGCATTTCAAATTGCCGACGTTGGATGAAATGTCTGTCAATTTAGGAGGTTCCAAATTTTTTAGTACCCTTGATGCCAAGCAAGGATTTTGGCAGCTTCGCCTTCACGAAGATAGTACTGATTTAGTTACCTTTAATACGAGTTTTGGAAGATACAAATTTTTGCGTTTGCCATTTGGAATAACTTCGGCGTCAGAAGTATTCCACAAAAAGATGTACGAGCAGTTTGATGATTTGGAgggtgtttgtttatttattgatgaCCTACTCGTTTACGGTCGCACGAAAGAGGAGCACGACGCTAGGTTGAAAAAAGTATTAGATCGGTGTCGTGagattaatttaaaattgaataaaagCAAATGCAAGTTTGGCCTgtcagaaataaaatatttaggacATAAGATTACCCCGAATGGCATATATCCCGACGACTCATACACGTCGGCAATAAAAAATATGCCTTGCCCAAAAGACACAAAGGACCTTGAACGATTTTTAGGCAtgataaattatgtaggtaattttataCCGAATCTGTCCGACAAAAATCATGTACTAAGGCAATTGCTTAAAAAAGACATCGAATGGCACTGGTTGGAGTCGCATGATAAagcttttaataatttaaaacagtGTTTGATGAGTGTGCCGGTTTTACAGTATTACAGTTTAAAAAAACCCGTGGTGATTTCTGTTGACGCTTGTAAGAATGGACTAGGTTCTTGTTTACTGCAAGATAATTTGCCTGTATGCTATGCCTCGAGATCTTTAACGAAGGCTGAACAAGCATATGCGCAGATAGAAAAAGAACTCCTCGCATGCGTATATGCCTGTGAaaaattttatacttatatttatggTCGAGGTGATGTCACAGTGGAAACCGACCATAAACCGTTGGTAAGTATTATTTGTAAACCGATCGCGTCTGCCCCAGCTAGGTTGCAAAGAATGCTCCTGCGTTTGCAGCCCTACAACTTTAAACTTGTATATAAACCAGGCAAGTATATGTATATGGCGGACACACTCTCTCGTGCGGTGGATCCGGCGAGTACTCCAGATGTGGTGCCGCGCGACCAGCTGGACGCGCGCGCACAGGTGTGTGCCGTGCTGCTTAGCAACCCGCTCGTCGACTCGCACTTTGTACGTATACAAAGGTTGACCCAGGACGACGGTGAGCTTCAGGCGCTAATAAGATTTATTACAGAAGGCTGGCCGGAGCAAAAGAAGGATGTCGATGACCAGGTGAAACCCTATTGGGGTTATCGTGATGAATTGACGGTCGCGCATGGTATGGCATGGAAGGGCGATCGGATTATTATTCCAGTAGCTATGCGGAAGGAAATGTTAAGGCGGGTACATATTGGGCATTTAGGATTAGAAAAATGCAAGTTAAAAGTGCGTGAATCTATATTTTGGCCAAATATAAGTAGCCAGCTAGaggattttattaaaaactgtcaagCATGCCTTACTTTTAAAAACCAAAATAGAAAGGAGTCATTGATACCACACGAGATACCGGACAGGGCATGGTCAAAAGTTGGGGTAGACGTTTTTCACTTTAAggagaaaaaatatttagtggTAGTAGATTATTTCAGTAAGTTCTTGGAAGTTCTAGAGTTAAATTGTTTACTATCTAGCCATATTATTGAGCAGTTGAAAATTGTTTTTAGTCATCAGGGTATACCTGACATTGTGATGTCAGATAATGGCCCCGAATTTTCCTCGAGCCAATTCAAATTGTTCGCTCAGCAGTGGTGTTTTGAACATATTACTTCTTCTCCATGTTATGCCCAGTCCAATGGGCAAGCGGAACGGAGCGTGCAAACAGtgaaaaatatacttaaaaaaaacaagtgtgGATAAAACCGACTTCAGGCAAGCACTATTAGAATACTTAACGAACCCCATCACTGATCAGTTAGCATCTCCATCAGAGTTATTGAATAACAGAAAGTTGCGTGGAATTGTACCGTATGCACCCAAACTTCTTCATCCTAAAATCCAAATTAATGTCACGGCAGAGTTAGAAAAgagacaaaataaacaaaaacagcaGTACGACAAGACGGCCCGTGATTTAAAGCAATTAATGCCCGGTCAAAAAGTTAAGGTTAGAGTAGATAAGAAATGGGTTAGTGGCACAATTTTACATCTTAAAGGTATCCGATCGTATTTAATTCAATTGATGCAGGGTGGTACTTTGGTGAGAAACAGGCGTCATCTTATATTAGATTCGGAATATCGCCCGTAGTTACCTGTGTGTCCTCGTCCTTATGACGATATCACAATATCGGGTGATAATGATAACGCTAGGGCGCATGCGCCCGGCACGCAGCCTCAGTCGCACGCGCAGCGTGCTGTTATGAACACGACCCCAGTGTCCGAACATGTACCAGATAATAACAATTATGTTACTCGTTCTGGCAGGGTGGTGATTCCTCCTGATTGGTATTAATTAGCAGCCGGGTTGAATAGTATGTGCAGTTGCGAAGATGGATTGTTATTACATAACAAAACAATTTGATACCTATATACCTGATGCATTAAGGTTCAACTTCCATTGACACTTCATCATTGTTTTTATACAGCATATAAGATTAAATTAAAACCATTTAATACAGACTATAACAGGTTTATTTGTGGGAGCAAAACCTGCCTCGAatagtataataattaatatatataaaaagtgttttagccgctataataaaaatgtaggCACTGTAGGTATGTTGTCGTAAATAGCCATTTAGTTGTAATATGCACTTTATAAAATTTTGTGGTAAATTTTCGTTTATTTCCTGATGAAATGGAATTAGTTTCAATGTAATAATGTGTTGCATGATGTTTTATTAGCCATTGTTCTGTAATTAAggataaaaataaacatgtatTTCTGAGGTCTGCATTGAAATGTTATGAAAATTGTATCGCAACGATATGCCGTTTTGTATTATGGAGCCATCTACATTGTTTTGGAAGATGACAAACTATGCAATATGAAAttactgtataaaaaaaaaaaacaatttctctAGTAGTATACATTTAATACTTTCAACCTTATTagttaagtataataataatgtataatggAAATTTACATACTGTATTTGTTTAGTGTTAATTAGTAATTTAAGTATTACTATTTTGAAcacttattatgattttttctcTCTTCAATGCATTCACTGTGATTTTGCTGTATTAATTGAGTGAActtataattacctatatattttttttattcttgtgTAAAAGGGGAATGTGTAAGTAAGataacttaaattatatttgatcttgcgttttagtaaataatatgATAGAATGTTCAACTTGAAACAAATACAGAAATTGTAAAATGAAAAGTAAAAAAGGGGGTTGTGGGTAGGTTGTGATGATTATGAATATGCATGTGGGTATGTACTAGAAATATACTAGTTAGTCTTGATCCGAGCACGTAGTTTCATTGACGCATCCCTATAACATAacatgatgtatgtatgtatgtatgtacttcttttataataagaaaAGGCTTTTTAGAAATAATTACGCTCAGATTTTGACCCATTATATAGTCAGCCGATGCCAACTAGACATCGTACATCTGATAAGTTCTTTTTAAATTACTTCTCCTCTCACATCTGCTGCTCACTGTATTAGAAGCATTATCACGAATGGTGTGTATAATTTTCACTCAACGTAATTTGGTATTTAtagccaatgatattatataaccatagataggttatactcctACTTGAggcttgaggagcacaaaaaatacttccatatttatttctgtgcctacgaagaaattttattgttaattttactgttatttttgattaatcttctcattccatccatctttctcacactcgttgttaaacattaaggtcgtctctttctctttcggtgtgcaggagctcgttagcacgtgcacatttctcgcttgctactaaaggcaacttgtccaatttgtcacaagacgagcgcttcaattttggaacgcctataacctatcttgagttataaatcattgtttatagctgttcaagcaaatcttgtcagtaaaaaaaggcgcgaaattcaaattttctatgggacgatatcccttcgttacatttttcaatttgccgccttttctactgacaagatctgcttgatcagctatagtATAGAATCGTACCTTTTTCAATTCTTCCACTGCCCCGTCGAGAGCGGTTTGCGCGGCCAAGCGAGAGGCGACGAACTTCAGTCTATTCTTCTCTTTCTCTGCAGACATGGTTCTATTGAGCTGCTTTGAATCTTCTGTAACAcaattgaattaaaataataaatataacaatgcgAGAGATAGTTTGCCTttaacttatacatatttaggtATGTGAAGAATCttgtatttactttaaaatttattcttttattttatgtgaCATTGGGATGTGGTTGATGTTGAACCATGGGGCCCTACCGCGaagaaacaaaattaaaaatctcTATTGCTCGAacatgcaagagcgatagagagacaaataacgttttcacctcagcagctcgaacaagggtactttgctacttaaaaacagtgagcaaaatcgcattttgctcactgagtgagacaaaatgagcaaaatgcgattttgctcactgtttctaagtagcaaagtacccttgttcgagctgctgaggtgaacatttaattgttggtatatcttaagaaaacatgagtgaatagaggtaagtgatgaagaaggaatacatttttcgggttctctaatatgttctcactgctgaggtgaaaaatgttgtgtactacacgagatcaaagttatttacatctcgtgcgcttttgagtcccttactacgctcaagctttcgcttgcacgggactcaaaataagcactcgaagaaatatcaaactttgatctctagttgtacaaataactatttcgtagTTGTTGATAAAGTTTAAAACGCTCAAGACACATAGCTACCTTCTAGTCCATTGATAGCGGCCATCAGCTCTCGCACCGCCTCATCGAAGTTCTTTCTCTGCTGTCCCAATAGATCTGCCCCCACTAGTTCGTGCGTAGCTGTGTCCAGTTGAGATATAGCTCGGGACAGATCCGTGGCTGCTTGGTGCAGCGCCGTTCGGCATTGTGATGTGTTGAGAGTTGATGCTGTCACCTGTTAATGGAATTTTGCTTTGACGGAACA
The Cydia amplana chromosome 22, ilCydAmpl1.1, whole genome shotgun sequence DNA segment above includes these coding regions:
- the LOC134658387 gene encoding uncharacterized protein LOC134658387, encoding MESILPPPPPFVFDNNLENVTSGNLSVEWTKWKKAFNIYFDACELSKKEEKVQISILLHVIGERAREVYQQFESECTTLKSLIARFDKFFLPKKNLTIERHRFFTRCQHDGESIEQYAFELRKLSATCEFGTLMQDLIRDRLICGIKEDALRERLLREPELTLSKSLDICNLAQMSKMQAGAIKQESVEHNAHVVENNPKHNTEYNWNSEGGQIWGVSHRGAPAHRGTARSRGRGGRYQTPARYPTTPRPSPARRNQLFNRQVRDVNNSANNDSANMSCSRCGLPHGSSRCPAIGRRCLKCNSYDHFSRMCNVYEVRAEENNDQGGDSS